A genomic stretch from Setaria viridis chromosome 1, Setaria_viridis_v4.0, whole genome shotgun sequence includes:
- the LOC117854926 gene encoding putative cyclin-dependent kinase F-2: MASSARWSLGTAAAVDAPWPPEIEERYERLQKLGEGIFGRVYKARDRANNRIVAVKQLSGRSDGTFVQTGFLELAREVTSLHRCRSHPSIVRFRNVHAEKRAAVGDGSDDDGDSFIVMEYAGRMNLRVYMVSRGIHGMPFSEAEVRGIMRQLLAAVEASHHAGILHRDIKPENVVVDDATPMAAGGGRECSPLATSDAYRAPELFLRSADYDGRVDTWGIGCIMAELLAGTGAAFFEGKTAEDVFANMLGVVGARGIKDWLGPRQPGSGRRSAAEERARRCPETGRLRKVFPEKVLSQAGFEVLSGLLESSPKIRLTAAEALQKPWFNDQRTDDEGPRESPRRRGLLGVCFMSCATDD; this comes from the exons ATGGCTTCTTCGGCCCGCTGGAGTctcggcacggcggcggctgtGGACGCCCCCTGGCCTCCCGAGATTGAGGAGAGGTACGAGCGCCTGCAGAAGCTCGGCGAGGGCATCTTCGGCCGTGTCTACAAGGCCCGTGACCGCGCGAACAACCGGATCGTCGCTGTCAAGCAGCTCAGCGGCCGTAGCGACGGCACCTTCGTCCAGACGGGCTTCCTCGAGCTCGCGAGGGAGGTGACGAGCCTCCACAGGTGCCGCAGCCACCCTTCGATCGTCAGGTTCCGGAACGTCCATGCCGAgaagcgcgccgccgtcggcgacggcagcgacgacgacggcgacagctTCATCGTCATGGAGTACGCCGGACGGATGAACCTTCGCGTGTACATGGTGTCCCGGGGCATCCACGGCATGCCGTTCAGCGAGGCGGAGGTGCGGGGGATCATGCGgcagctcctcgccgccgtcgaggcgTCGCACCACGCGGGCATCCTGCACCGGGACATCAAGCCCGAGAACGTGGTGGTCGACGACGCCACG CCgatggcggcgggaggcggacgCGAGTGCTCGCCACTGGCGACGTCGGACGCCTACCGCGCGCCGGAGCTCTTCCTGCGCTCTGCGGACTACGACGGGCGCGTCGACACGTGGGGGATCGGCTGCATCATGGCGGAGCTCCTCGCTGGCACCGGCGCCGCCTTCTTCGAGGGCAAGACCGCAGAGGACGTCTTCGCCAACATGCTGGGAGTTGTCGGCGCGCGGGGCATCAAGGACTGGCTGGGGCCGCGCCAGCCGGGGAGTGGCCGCCGCTCGGCCGCCGAGGAGCGGGCGCGGAGATGCCCGGAGACAGGCCGTCTTCGGAAGGTGTTCCCGGAGAAGGTTCTGTCCCAGGCCGGGTTCGAGGTCCTGAGCGGGCTGCTGGAGAGCAGCCCTAAGATTCGGCTCACGGCGGCGGAAGCCCTGCAGAAACCCTGGTTCAACGACCAACGCACGGACGACGAAGGCCCTCGCGAGAGCCCTCGCCGTCGTGGTTTGTTGGGTGTTTGCTTCATGTCGTGCGCAACCGACGATTAG